TCCTCGGCTTCGCGGACCATGCGGTCGATGTCTTCCTTCGGCAGGGCGGACCCGCCGGAGATCGTCATCGACTGCTCCTTGCCGGTGCCGCGGTCCTTGGCGGACACGTGCACGATGCCGTTGGCGTCGATGTCGAAGGTGACCTCGATCTGCGGAATGCCACGGGGGGCCGGGGCGATACCGGTCAGCTCGAAGTTGCCCAGCGGCTTGTTGGCCTTGGCGATCTCGCGCTCACCCTGGAAGACCTGGATCTCCACGGACGGCTGGTTGTCCTCAGCGGTGCTGAAGACCTCCGAGCGCTTCGTCGGGATCGCGGTGTTGCGCTCGATCAGCTTGGTGAACAGCCCACCCTTGGTCTCGATGCCCAGGCTCAGCGGGGTCACGTCGATCAGCAGGACGTCCTTGCGCTCACCCTTCAGCACACCGGCCTGCAGGCTGGCGCCGACCGCGACGACCTCGTCGGGGTTGACACCCTTGTTGGGCTCCTTGCCTCCGGTGAGTTCCTTGACGACGTCGGCCACGGCGGGCATCCGGGTCGAACCACCCACGAGCACAATGTGATCGATGTCCTCGACCTTGATGCCAGCGTCCTTGATGACCTGGTTGAACGGCGCCTTGGTGCGGTCCAGCAGGTCCTTGGTCAGCTGCTCGAACTGAGCGCGGGTGATCGTCTCGTCCAGGTGGATCGGGCCGTTCTCACCCATGCTGAGGTACTGCAGCGAGATGTTGGTGCTGGTGCTGGAGGACAGTTCCTTCTTGGCCTGCTCCGCTGCGTCGCGCAGCCGCTGCATGGCGATCTTGTCCTTGGACAGGTCGACACCGGTCGTGTTCTTGACCGTGGTCAGCAGGTGCTGGACGATCCGGTCGTCCCAGTCGTCACCACCGAGCTTGTTGTCACCGCTGGTCGCGCGCACCTGGATGGTCGCGAAGCCGTCCTCGGGGTCCTTGCCGACTTCCAGCAGGGACACATCGAACGTGCCACCACCGAGGTCGAAGACCAGGATGAGTTCGTCTTCCTTGCCCTTGTCCAGACCGTAGGCCAGGGCCGCAGCGGTCGGCTCGTTGATGATGCGCAGGACGTTCAGACCCGCGATCTCACCGGCCTCCTTGGTGGCCTGGCGCTCGGCGTCGTCGAAGTACGCCGGCACCGTGATGACCGCGTCCGTGACGTCTTCGCCCAGGTAGGACTCGGCGTCCCGCTTCAGCTTCATCAGGATGCGGGCCGAGATCTCCTGCGGCGTGTACTTCTTGCCGTCGATCTCCGTGGTCCAGTCGGTGCCCATGTGGCGCTTGACCGAGCGGATCGTCCGGTCGACGTTGGTGACGGCCTGGCGCTTGGCGATTTCGCCGACCAGAACGTCGCCGTTCTTCGCGAACGCGACAACGGACGGCGTGGTGCGGCCGCCCTCGGCGTTGGCGATGATTTCGGGGTCGTTGCCCTCCAGGACAGCGACAGCTGAGTTGGTGGTGCCGAGGTCGATGCCTACCGCACGAGCCATGAGTGGTGCTCCTTTGTTTCGTTGATATCCAGTACGCCGAGGAGCCGGTTCCCGGGCCCCTCACGATGCGAGGTTGACTGGTTCCGACTCAACTCCGCTTTGCAGGAGTTGTCAAAC
The window above is part of the Branchiibius hedensis genome. Proteins encoded here:
- the dnaK gene encoding molecular chaperone DnaK, translating into MARAVGIDLGTTNSAVAVLEGNDPEIIANAEGGRTTPSVVAFAKNGDVLVGEIAKRQAVTNVDRTIRSVKRHMGTDWTTEIDGKKYTPQEISARILMKLKRDAESYLGEDVTDAVITVPAYFDDAERQATKEAGEIAGLNVLRIINEPTAAALAYGLDKGKEDELILVFDLGGGTFDVSLLEVGKDPEDGFATIQVRATSGDNKLGGDDWDDRIVQHLLTTVKNTTGVDLSKDKIAMQRLRDAAEQAKKELSSSTSTNISLQYLSMGENGPIHLDETITRAQFEQLTKDLLDRTKAPFNQVIKDAGIKVEDIDHIVLVGGSTRMPAVADVVKELTGGKEPNKGVNPDEVVAVGASLQAGVLKGERKDVLLIDVTPLSLGIETKGGLFTKLIERNTAIPTKRSEVFSTAEDNQPSVEIQVFQGEREIAKANKPLGNFELTGIAPAPRGIPQIEVTFDIDANGIVHVSAKDRGTGKEQSMTISGGSALPKEDIDRMVREAEEHAAEDKQRREETEARNTAENLVYSTEKFLADNGDKVPAETKDEVTKTVEDLKAALKDENTSAADISAKTTAVNEASQKMGAAMYAASQAEAESASAAGESTDSAEGTPSGDDDVVDAEVVEDDEDTK